In one Acanthochromis polyacanthus isolate Apoly-LR-REF ecotype Palm Island chromosome 20, KAUST_Apoly_ChrSc, whole genome shotgun sequence genomic region, the following are encoded:
- the sec61g gene encoding protein transport protein Sec61 subunit gamma, whose protein sequence is MDQVMQFVEPSRQFVKDSIRLVKRCTKPDRKEFQKIAMATAIGFAIMGFIGFFVKLIHIPINNIIVGG, encoded by the exons ATGGATCAGGTAATGCAGTTTGTTGAGCCCAGCCGACAGTTCGTCAAAGACTCCATAAGGCTTGTAAAGAGGTGTACAAAACCCGACAGAAAAG AATTCCAGAAAATTGCCATGGCCACAGCGATTGGGTTTGCCATCATGGGTTTCATTGGTTTCTTCGTCAAGCTCATCCACATCCCTATCAACAACATCATTGT tgGTGGTTAA